CAATTAGCTTATGTGCTTGTAGGAACAGGTAGTCTAAAAGATAATCTAATTTCGCCTAAAAAATTCATGCAGGCATTGCTCTGAAGAATGATGCGATCTCAATATCGAAGGACCTTCCCTCATATAAGAGCGATGACCTCACCTGGACTTTCCCTGAAGACCTGACGGTGCAGAAAGTATTATTCAAATGGGCGTCGACCATCGTCCATCACAGCACATATTCAACCTCATATCTTTGCAATTCGTTCCATGAACTTGAGGCATCGGCTTGTGGAATTATTCCCGGAGTTCTCCCAGTTGGTCCATTATTAGCAAGCACCCGATTACTCCATCGCAGAGGAAGCCTGTGGAACGAGGATTCGACTTGCTCGAACTGGCTGGACCAGCATCCACCCCGGTCCGTCATCTATGTAGCCTTTGGAAGCACAACAATCTTCAGCCCGGAACAATTCTATGAGCTTGCCCACGGCCTCGAGCAGATCGGCCGACCGTTCCTGTGGGTTGTACGCCCAGACATGACTGATGCGCCAGTCAACAAGTTCCACGACACGTTCCTCCAAAGGGTGAGGAATCATGGGAAGGTGATCCAGTGGGCACCACAAGAGGAGGTCCTAGCACACCCTTCGGTGGCATGCTTCTTCACTCACTGTGGGTGGAATTCTACACTGGAAGGCCTGAGCAATGGGGTCCCACTTCTTTGCAGGCCCTACTTTACAGATCAGCGCCTGAACAGGAGCTTCATATGTGATGTGTGGAGGGTGGGTCTAGGAGTGGATGCCGATGAAAATGGAGTGATAACCAGGCATGAAGTGAGGACAAAGATACAAGCAGTTCTTGGGAGTGATGAGATAAAGGCAAATTGTCAGAGGATGAAGGAGATGGCCAGGAAGAGTGTGAGTGAAGGAGGGTCATCTTTGAAGAATCTGGAGAGCTTCATTGAACTCATAAAGGcttgagggtttttttttttttttttttggctcctgTTACAGTGCCTACGATAGAACCCTGTTCTTCAAATCGTTGTCCTCAGGATAGCTGATCTTCTGGTTCTTGTCAGAGTTTGAGGAATAGGCCAAGAAGGTGAAGAACGACTTATAATTTATGTATATCAGTCGTATATTTTACATTGTACAAGCTCCTATTTATAGTACAATGAATGTCTAACTGTGGAAAAACTAAATGAAGATACATTGAATCAAATCCAATCTTGGATTGATATAATCTATCAATTATAATCACCCGCAATCCTAGATTGAAATCATCACAACCTTCTCGATCCGATCACGATTTCAAGTCCGATCCTGGCATATCTCCAACAGTTCTCAGTTAAGTACAAGCGAATCATGACAAAGTTCTTGGTTTTGTCGGTAATGATTGATGACAACTTAATTCGCAATTCAGGATAAGTAAATGGGTGGGTTAAGGCTCATAAAAGCAGTTTCATCAATGGATTCCGGAACAGGAAAGTGGAAGAAATTCTGATATGGAGTTCTAATACACGTGACTCGTGATCATTGACACCACAGGAACCAAGCTTTATCTTTTTCCATCAAGTATCTCAATCTCAGTTTGGCTCGATGTGAGGTCTCACAAGATTACCGGACGGAAATTGCCGATTTGGCACTAATATCGTTAGCTAGCTGTTAGATCTCTGAATTGGCGCCCGACCATCAATGCAGCATCAGCAAAAGCGCCATATCAACTCTCCTAAcggttcttttttaaaatgaattctttctggcgaaaaaaaaaaagaggaaatgcaATCACTCTGCTATTACCATCTAGAGAACGCCACACCGGCTGGAATCCAAGGGCCAATACCCACCACAAGAGAAATTGCCAGCTCCAGCTATGTCAGAAGGACCAGCACCATGAAATCTGGAAACGACTGGGACAGGAAGCATCCCACCAgagaaaggcaaggaagaagcaggaATCAAACGACGGgctcttcgaccaaaaaaaaaaaaaacgacggGCTCAAGCGGCTCCTAAGTTGCGTATCCACTCAACTTGGCGATCAGCACAGCCTTTTGCTTAGTTAACTGGCGGTTAATCAATTCTATGCTATGTGCCTTCACATAGTGATCGAGCGATGGTCCACAGGCTTCTTAGCCTCAAAAGATGTACCCTGATAGCCCAACCTGCTGCATCTTCCCCTATGTTGGGATATATGATGGTTCATTAAGATAGAGCGGTAGTTCATAGTTCTTTGATGCATGATGATCATGATATATATCTCAGGGAATTATTTACCCCCATTGCTGTTGTTGCTaattttaaaacaaatataCCTTCAATATATACATCAAAGCCACATAGAAATGAGCTtagcaatcactcaatttctctcttggaattttaccttgaatatttgttaaaattttgtgtaaaaagaggaattttgtgaagaaaagaGAGTAATGAAGAAGAGAAGGTTGTTGTTATTGAATAGTTATGTTGAATAATGTATGATTTGGCTGCATTTATAGACAAACAAGCAACACATCTATTGAGAATAGGTACTTTATCCCACCGTCAGCATCTTTCATGATCAATCATCACTTCTCTTCATGTCCACAATCACTACTTTTCGTATCCAATAATcacatttttttcattcaaaaaaactatttctaacaCCCTAGCCATCATGAATATCATAGGGAGCTATCTAAAGCAAGCCGCATAATCTATGCCCTCAAAATCTTAAGAGACCTAGAATGCCAACCAAAAGCTCCGGTGGAGGGGGACCTTTTGTCCACGAAAGTATCTCTAGGAGGGGCAACAAGAACCCGTGACGCATCTCCTCTGGTAGAAAGGTAGCACTCGCTCATGAGAATTTCACTGGAATATAACCCTCCGGAAGCGACCCTCATCGTGCTCAACCATCGCAAATCATCATTATGGGTCTCCTCCACAACATTGGATGGAGGCCGCCAGACCTGTAGGAAGGGATGAGACGACAAGTATCCATACAAATAAGatgttaaaaggaaaataaaagaccaAACAAACTTACATGCTtgagaggaatcaaccccaacTGCAAATGGACCTCGAAGACAGAAGCAAACTGGATGGGGATAACTCGTGAACCGAGGGAAAGTTTTGCCATCAAGCTGTGGCTTTGGAACAAAGCTCGGCAGGTactcaattgatcaaataaagaGAAACTGCCAAAGACGATAGAACAATCAGCATCATAATGATGTTGCCACGTGGTGCATCccagagagaaaagaagaaaaaccagcTGCGCCCCAAACACACTTAGAGAGTGCGTTAATGTTCTCTAGCATCCTCACATTCTCCTCAGAAATAGTGCGTTGATGACTCGCAAAAAGGGTCTCAGACAATAAACATAGAAAGAAATGTCACAATACGTGATTATCCAATGCTCATGTCTCATCGTGAGTGGAGCTTAAGATTATCGAGTGAAAAGTGAGTGAGAAGAAGGAATGAATATAATTTGTCTATGAAAGTGACGTTAGGATgattggtgctaggagttctagtataaaaatattatatctcTTTGGAACTCTGAAGGCGGGGTTGACCTTTCATACACAAACTAGTCAAAAGCTAATGCCGCTCTCCTAATGAGGTCATGATAGGCTGAAACTAATTATTGTGCCTAAAGCATTTTGTGTGCCTCACTCGATGGATTAGATACCCGAACTAAGCTTGGTGTGATATAATCTGATATGAAGATGCTATTCATCATACTGTTCTTATGAACAAGTATAGAAGAAAGGCTGGTTTGCTATTCTTTGGCTCACTAGGCGCCATACAGGCTATTCCGCACCCAAGGATCAACCGCCCACGACACGAGCATCTGTAATTCTGATGGAACTCCATATCTAAATGGGGATTGACCTTCTACTTGTCTTCCAAAATAAAGTAATGATGGCCATTTTTTATGCACATAAGCTTCAAGACAACCTCCTTCATACTACCTCCAAGAGGAATCCCCAATATACCAAACCAACCAAGAGGAGTGGGCCCTAGGGCCAACTTCTAGATGAGCGAAGCGTGACCATATTCATGTGGAAAAACCACATTTCAAGGGAGCTCTTGCCAAAGGACCATGGGACAACCTCTAGGAAAGGACTGAAGCCTATCTTATCCAATAGCTTCGAGTAATCTCCTTTGCTTACCAAAATCATATCGTTGACTCAACCCAAGCGCCATCATGGGAAGATGGAATTCTAGATACTTGGAGTATCAAACCTTGGCAAGAggggacacttaaatgccaaaaattaggaaaatgacacttgagtaccaaaattgaagcaaaaattgatcaattaagtaCCAACGGCAAAAAAATTCAACCAAATTTCATACTTGGCGTTTTTTGGCGAAACAagtgcaaaatgacatcattttgcatgttgacatggttagacaagtgcaaaaacaACACTGTTTTGTTGACATGACTAGataattgatataaatattagttaaattaaatgtaagactatatatattttatttattaagagagagagagagagagagagagagagagaggaagaagatgaagattgcaggcggcgagggctcagccctcaccGCCACCTCCCTACCGTAACTACGAAGGGCTGGCAATGGTGGGGGGAGAGTTGGcaagggcctgcaagccctcaTCCAGATCTGGGACAAAGGTCATGACAATGGGCGACGGTCGATGACCCTCACCGAATCTGGGGAAGGGTCGCAACGTTCgccccagatttgggcgagggcctaGCCCTCACTGCCAATTGGCCAGGGTTGCCAATTTCTACCCAAGGCTTTGCAAACCTACCCAACCCTCCCCCTACCATCACTAACCCTTCCTAGCGATGACAGGGAGACGACAATGAGGGATGAGCTCTTAGCTGCTagcaatcttcatcttcttcctaaatttaattttaaatttaatttaattaatatttatattaaaatccAAATCCATGCCAAAACAACGTCGTCTTGGAACTTCTTTATTGAGTCAGCTCTTCGATGAGTCACGTAGGTGagcaatattaataaaaaaaaattgccatgtatGATTTTCGACGGGGTTCACAAACCTAGCACTCAAGTatcccatttttcaaaaaaatgtcattttcctaaattttgatacttaaatgtCCCCTCATGACAAGTTTTGATATTTGGGCTATTCTTTTACTTTGGAAGATGTGGCCAAAAGAGAAATCTACAAGAATATTAGAAAGTGAgtgcaaaaacaaaaattagcaCCTACTTGTGCCAACCTTAATTGGATGTATAGACTTTGGGAGCTCTTATGCCATGTTGGAAATTTGGATTGTGTGGAAGCATAGTTTTGATATCGATAGTTTTTGGTTTAATGTAATGGGCAAATGTACATGTGTGTAGGATATATTTGGTagaggatggagaaaaagacAAGACATAGTTTTAAGGGGTACTGGCAATTGGATATAGTTATTTAGTTTTTATACAGAGCAGTATGATGTTGGGATGATGTTGGtggattttcattatattttgcaCTCTTGCTTATACAAATGGGAGAAATCTTACTTATTTAAAGGATAAAAGTGTCAGGAGAAAAAAGTCTAACCTTTTGATGCACAACAAAAACACTTATCCAGGAATATGCATTGAATCACTGGCACACAATGCGCGAATCTATGACTTCTCAATGGTCCAAATacaatcacaaggaaaatatttccatCCACGGCGTACATGTCAATTAACACGTGATCACGGTATTTGGGCAGCCTCGATCGTACCACCGGCCAAGGATTGACACGCGATCGTCACGTGCTCGCCTGCCTGCCGGACGGTGGTTTTTAGCACCGACCATAATCCGAGGATGTCAATTGGAACATGGCAATTCACTTCAAGGGTATTTTGAGGAAAAAGTCCAAATATGGAGGCCGATTTAGAAAAAGCTTCCAATTTAGGGGGCTTTTAAGAAATTTCTTACTCCGAACCTTGGCCCCGGAATCATCACCAAAATCCTCGATTAAGATTCGCTTGAGGAGATCCATGTGGTCGGAACAGGGGAGGTTGGAGAGAGGTAGCCATGTCGACTCTCAGCGAAGACGACGAAACCGAAATCCTCCTGCGGCTTCCCGTGAAATCTCTGCTCAGGTTCAAGTGCGTGTGCAAGCGATGGAACTCACTGATCTCCTCTCCCCAATTCGCCAAGACCCATCTTCAGATTTCCGCTTCTTCCCCAAGAATCCTCCTCGCCACCAACCCTCCTCTGTCCGTGAGCTGCGAATCACTCCATGATGATGATCGTGCTGGTCATGAAGGTATGCCTCTAACCCAGCTTCGGCCTCCGGTGGAAGCTCCCGACGGAGGTCGCCCCCGCATCGTCGGATACTGCAACGGTTTGGTCTGCTTAGAGTACGACGATCATCGGATCGTTGTCTTGTGGAACCCGGCAACAGGGGAGTCCAGAAACATCCCAAACGCTGGTTGCATGACCATTTGCGGACTTGGCTATGATCCCTCAACTGATGATTACAAAATATTGCGGCATAGTCGCCTTAGGGATGCATATGGGTTTCCGGTGGTATATAACGTGTTCGATGTTTTCGCGCTAAAGACTGGTTCGTGGAGGAGAGTCCATGACAAGCATGATGACCTTAAGTATTCCCGGACGTCGGGACCTATGCAGATGGTTTTCTTCATTGGCTAGTTGGGGGAAGAGATACTTGGGAACACAAGAAGATTGTTTCGTTCAGCATGAACACAGAGATGTTTGAGGATGCGTTGCTGCCTCTTCCAGAGGCCGATGAAGGCACTGAATTCAGGGTACTAGGAGTTATCGGTGAATGCCTTCTCTTATTTGAAAGCATGGCGAAGGTGGACATGATGGCATGGATAATGAGACACTATGATGGAAGATCGTCTTGGACAAAGTTGTGTAGTGTTGATCTCCCAAATCAGACATTAATCACTTATTGCTACATGAAGCCATTGTGCTCTACCAGAGCAGGGAAGGTAGCATTCAGTTTGATTGGTGGGACATGCTTATCTATGATCCTGAGAAATGTCATGACAAAGAGGTTCGTGGAGGAGGACATAATAGCCTTCACAGTGTACGTTGAGAGTTTAGTTTCACCTAATGGAGCAAAGCTGCAATCAATATAGGTCTGTGTTAGGGAGCCTATGGGGAAAAGTGACCTCACCGGCAATCATTCAGCATGTAAAGAAGGGAAACTTCATATAAGAAAGCCAATAGCCGTCTTATCAGGAAAAGGTACTGTCTATCTGTTTTAGTGTTTGTTTTAGATGGATAATAAAGCATGCCTTTGAAAGTTGGTTTATTCTTCTGGGCTAATTATAGTGAGTTTAAGTTTGGATCTTGTCCTGCGGAAGAAAAGCTTCCTAGAGGGCTAGTCATGAGTTGGATGCCGAGTTTGATGTATTGCGAAGTTAAGGGTGCCTGAATAACTACTTGTGGCACCTTGTTCTCTTCTTTGTGGGTTCTTTTCGGATTAGTACGTGTGTCTGTCTTTGGTTGGGATGACCGACGTTTTTCTTGGTTTACTTCTAACATCGTAACTCTTGATTCTGCTGATGACACCCAATGGCTGTGGATCCACCAAACAACATCAAGCTGTTAAGATTAGGCTCATAATCACAAGGAAAGAGAGagtaaaagggaaagaaaaatcgaGACATGAGATTTTGTCCTAGTTCACCTTAAACTACCTCTAGCAAAggattccactataattagCACTTCATTTCTCTATTACATTCCTAAAGTATTAGAGAAAGAGATTATGTATACCTAGTAGCTATTTTTGGGCCCAAGGCCAAACTACCAATTAAATATGAGATCAAACTATAAAATATGAGACCCCCGTACCATCCTGTCAATGGGAATATGAACCACACCCCAACATAAGTATGACTCCATGAATTGGCAAGATGCACTTCAAGTAGaacttattttctcaaatattcATCTCCTGCATCTATGTACAGCATGGGAACAAAAGCCTCAAAAGTCATCTTAGCAGTATCATAGATATCCTCCTTAGAAGGAAGTCTTTGACTTGGAGCTCCTTGGTTCTGAGTTTTAACGTTTAAGCAAGAGTATCATTAAATTCAGCAATGCTCACTACCTTTCATTTGGATGCGTATCCAATACTGTCCTCATTGTAATTGCCTTGGCGCCATGGACTGTCTATTTTGAAGAAGTTATTTGGATATAATCAGGTATAAGATCTTGGAGTGAGAAGCCAAACTAAATGAGCCGATGATAGGGCTCAAACGAGGAAGATTCGTTTAAAAATTTTGCCATGTTGGCAAGCAAAGGCTCTTAATCATGCTTCCACGGCTAAACAAATTATTTTGGTGTCGCCAATGCATTCTGGAAGGTACACCAGATACAGGCTGTAGCTTAAGAGGTTCGGTCAATTATGGCTGATTTTTCTCATCTGCTCCGAACTACCTAGACCCCTAGAAGTACATGGATGGTAAATCGACTTTTATCTCTAGGCAAGTGAATTCGGGAGATTCAGCAAGTGTTCTGTCTTTCGCTAGTTGCTGATCCGAATCATTGGATTGTGGTGTTGGAATGTAGCGATACTGTATTGCTTGAAAATTAAAGTCTCTTAACAATTTCAATGGAAGTGCTGGAATGTAGTGATACTGTATTCacaattttcctctttctagcAACTCCACTATGTTTGCATATccgccaattttttttcataaaacaagaCATGTGCCTGATGAAGTCGAGCCATTACATAGAAAAGTAGCATGGTTGCCTTTGAGCGGTTTGTGATCGACGAATGCAATGGTTGCTCTAGCAGCCGCAGTTTGCTCTAATTGCGGTTTTATGGCATTCAAAGGTTCTTTCCAAGATCCACTACAGTCACTCTAGTGCTctgatgttcctaaaatgacagCTAGCCTGAACAGAGGTTATTTTTTATGAACTCAAAGGCCTCGTTCCTCACCTAATCAGTTAGAGGAAGCAGCCAGCTGAATACGAACTCAGCTGTGTATTATCTCCATTATACACATGGAATGCATGAATAAAATACAAGGCAATGCAGAATTTGGCAAATGCTAAAAAACTTAATGAATGCATAACATTTGTTTTTCAGGCtagaggtgagcatggtttcaaggtagattttggaatttgaaaGTGAGTCGGAACCTAAGTACTAGACCGATAGGAACCTATGTGGTTTTAGATTTAAATGTATGCAGGGttgtttccaaaaattagaaaatgggttgtttccaaaaattagaaaatatgtTTCACTGGATGGGTTCTAGATTATAGGTTGGTGGAACTTGAAACTTAGAATCTGGGACCTAGAATCAAACAACTTTTTGTGCTTTTCTTTGTATCACAAGCAATTCTATAATATTCTATGATGTTCGATAATAAGTGTATAAACTGAAATCACTagttagaattttcattttatgattaagacttttaatttattaatgtttcatattttttgtgagtctaaatataaattgtagTCAATAGATTGTATTAGCAAatggtaattattaaatatgttgaTTTACTAcaattgatcaattaataaGTTAGGTAGAATTTAGGTAGATCCTAAAATctgtgatagggtaggttctagTTTTCAAGAAATGTGTGGTAGGTTCCgagtttaaaaaaatgaaaaacatctTTCAATGGGTAAGTTCCAGGTTTAAGGAGGAACTTGAACAGAATCTGAAAccactgctcacccctacttcaAGCCTCATGTTGTCGCTACATCGAATGCTCACTGGATAAAATAAACTACGCATACTATTTCCTCTCAGTACAGACAAATCCCGCCCAAGTTGTGCGAATTGATAAACAGGGTGTGGTGCATTTCTGAGCAGCTAAGATATCATTTTCCTCGCCATGGAAAGCGCAAACATCCTTGAGACTCCAACGTGGAGATAACGAAAGCAGAGTCAAGGAGACCATCATCCTAAATGGACACgttcaattgattgaaaaatacaGAGCCCTAAAGCTAAATGAAGAGCCACTGTGAAAGCATCACATACTTCGGACCTTGGATCAGCACGCGAATACTGACCATTGAAATGAAGGGTCTCGGCTGTAGTCACTGGTGCTGTTCCAGCGGcgcccttcttctcctccaccgCACGATTGAATACATGCGTGTATCCATCAGCTGACGAAGGGTTTGTCTCGTCTCAATCTCCGAATTTAGGAATGGCTTTGCTGTTATAAGGCTGAGATAACAGAACACAAGAATCATAACCAACAGGTTCAAGCCACAGAGCAATAAAATACAGGAAAGTTTCCTACTTCTAGAGGCCTCAGCTAGATGTGGCCCTAAATTCTTTTGACATTTTCGAGCTTCCATGGAAGCAGAAGCTATTAAGTTCTACAAAAGTCGTGTATATCTTGCTTTCAAAACTTATACACGCTCGGACTATTGGAGACTTCCAAAATCCAGCTACCAAAAATGctgtttttaagaaaatactGTGTCGTAGCAAATCAAGTCACATCCCGACTCTctcgctttttcttttttttttaacctttcatGTTGACGGGGACACTATCATAAAAAAGCTACCGAGGTCTATGTTCATTTTCTTAATGGATGCGCGACCAACTGCTTCAACCGTTAGTCTCTTTATAACTTTTCCTCCAATTAGCCGGATACTCTCCATTAAGAAAAGCGAAGATTTCTGTTTTATCTCTTCGGGCAACTGATTTGAGAAGAGATCTTCCCGGAGTCATGGGAGCTGCGCTATGTCCGCTACTTTGTGGATGAATACCTCATCCCCCGCACTAAGAAGACATTCCCCACTCTCTCAACAAATTGCTCTGAAGGTTTCGGGTTGGAAAGAAACCGAGAGGGAAGAGATGCATGTCGTGGCTCCCATGCACGCATTCTTCTTCATGGTCGACACTTGGCGCTCGAGAATGGTTAACTTTTCCATGTCGTTAATTAGTCTAATAGTTTCAAACATCTTCTACTTAGTTTCGTTTCGAATCCACAAATAATTTTATCCTTTTGTAACTATACGAGTCCATGAGTTCACACAAATCGAATTGATGCATTAGTGTCTCAGCGCTAATCTATGATACAAACAAGAATTAATCTCGAGAAATTACTAAAGTTAGTGTTCGATAATAAAATTACAATCGCTTATAggttttgaataaaatttctaattaaatccATCATGACGGTAATCTATAAACTTAATCGAAAATTAAAGTGCTCGGGCCTAAATACTGTCTTTGGCCCATCGGGCTCATCCCACAACATTTCATGGCCCATTAGACTTAATTCACAATTTTAATGAACCCGACTCTTGGCCCGCTCCAAGCCAAGCCCAAGTCCATATCTTATCATTTGATTGATCAAGCCCGTGCTCAATATCTTCGTGCGGCCCATTAACTACTTAAGCCCATACTTTCCTCATGGCCCATCGGTCTTATCATCTAGCCCGCTTTAAAATAATCCAAGCCCATAACAATCCGATTACACTTATTGGATCGgtaaaatttaggatgtcacagttAGTGAGAGTCTACTTAAACAACAGGTCTTGGTGATCTTTACTTAGCCATTAACTAATTTCCACAAAAGattgtcaaagtttgaaaataacctattcaccccctcccTTCTGGGTTGTATTGTTAGCCCCAACAATATGGAGCATTCGAGAAAAGCTTCATATGCTTTTTGATGAATATGTGACCTCTACGTTGAGAGATGATCGCTTTACATGTTCAATTAGTCGAGGTAATGTTTCAATTGAGAACATTGTTGAAAACATTAGGAACAATCTTGATGAGTATGATGCATTTGAAAGTGAATACTTTGACTCACAATCTAATAAGTCACAATTGGACTTGTATTTAGAGGAGAATAGGGTTGATAGAAAAATATCCCTTGATCTCAATATCCTTGATTATTGGAAAGCTCATTCGCATCAATATTTCGAGTTATCTCTCATGGCACGTGATAAATTAAACATTCCTATCACGTGATATATTGCACATTCATATCATTACCGTTGCCTCAAAGTCAGCCTTTAGTATTGGAGGACACATCCTAAATAATATATCATAGTTCCTTTCGCCTGAAAATGCAGAGGCTAAGCTGTGTACCAGAGATTGGTCACTTGGAGTTCCACCTTAGGAAGATTTCCATGACAAGTC
This region of Eucalyptus grandis isolate ANBG69807.140 chromosome 8, ASM1654582v1, whole genome shotgun sequence genomic DNA includes:
- the LOC108954901 gene encoding F-box/kelch-repeat protein At3g23880-like, producing the protein MSTLSEDDETEILLRLPVKSLLRFKCVCKRWNSLISSPQFAKTHLQISASSPRILLATNPPLSVSCESLHDDDRAGHEGMPLTQLRPPVEAPDGGRPRIVGYCNGLVCLEYDDHRIVVLWNPATGESRNIPNAGCMTICGLGYDPSTDDYKILRHSRLRDAYGFPVVYNVFDVFALKTGSWRRVHDKHDDLKYSRTSGPMQMVFFIG
- the LOC104417099 gene encoding UDP-glycosyltransferase 83A1-like, with protein sequence MAELKHVLCIPFPLQGHVTPLLKLSHCIADHGIKVTVVNTESVHAQVMAANQLDDGSNPIDFVAFPDGLETDEERKDWAKLVESISRVMPGYLQEFIEKVKQQSKGNEDEQINFVIADLTAGWALEVAERMGIKRAGFWPASVSSLALILHIRKLIEGGVIDNEGIALKNDAISISKDLPSYKSDDLTWTFPEDLTVQKVLFKWASTIVHHSTYSTSYLCNSFHELEASACGIIPGVLPVGPLLASTRLLHRRGSLWNEDSTCSNWLDQHPPRSVIYVAFGSTTIFSPEQFYELAHGLEQIGRPFLWVVRPDMTDAPVNKFHDTFLQRVRNHGKVIQWAPQEEVLAHPSVACFFTHCGWNSTLEGLSNGVPLLCRPYFTDQRLNRSFICDVWRVGLGVDADENGVITRHEVRTKIQAVLGSDEIKANCQRMKEMARKSVSEGGSSLKNLESFIELIKA